One Euzebyales bacterium genomic window carries:
- a CDS encoding cold shock domain-containing protein, translated as MATTERRTFPEDTAARATGRVQWFSHKGFGYIRSDDGLDVYVHHSAIMGSGFRTLPTDARVSFVIVASRRGPEAADVAILDAK; from the coding sequence ATGGCGACGACCGAGCGACGCACGTTCCCGGAGGACACCGCGGCCAGAGCGACCGGCCGTGTGCAGTGGTTCTCCCACAAGGGGTTCGGCTACATCCGCTCGGACGACGGCCTCGACGTGTACGTCCACCACTCGGCGATCATGGGCAGCGGGTTCCGGACGCTGCCGACCGACGCGCGTGTGAGCTTCGTCATCGTCGCGTCCCGTCGCGGACCGGAGGCGGCCGACGTCGCGATCCTCGACGCGAAGTAG
- a CDS encoding GNAT family N-acetyltransferase — MHPPRQLTTERLRLRPVTVADAEALFDAYASDPQATRYLSWRTHEVVEETREFLAGAQVSWNEGSECIWALVPRGSSTPIGALGAVDTPHGVEIGYVLAPDRWGHGLMSEALGAVMSWLVSQPDIYRVWAYCAVDHVRSIKVLERSGMTYEGTLRRWVVLPNLADAPCDARVYSWVRQDT; from the coding sequence ATGCATCCTCCTCGCCAACTCACGACCGAGCGCCTGCGGTTGCGGCCGGTCACCGTCGCCGACGCCGAGGCGCTGTTCGACGCCTACGCCAGCGACCCGCAGGCGACCCGCTACCTGTCCTGGCGGACCCACGAGGTGGTCGAGGAGACGCGCGAGTTCCTCGCCGGCGCGCAGGTGAGCTGGAACGAGGGCAGCGAGTGCATCTGGGCGCTCGTGCCACGCGGCTCGTCCACGCCGATCGGCGCGCTCGGCGCGGTCGACACGCCCCACGGGGTCGAGATCGGCTACGTCCTGGCACCCGACCGGTGGGGCCACGGGCTGATGTCCGAGGCCCTCGGTGCGGTCATGTCGTGGCTGGTATCACAACCCGACATCTACCGCGTGTGGGCCTACTGTGCCGTCGACCACGTGCGATCGATCAAGGTTCTCGAGCGATCCGGTATGACCTACGAGGGCACGTTGCGACGCTGGGTGGTCCTCCCCAACCTGGCTGATGCCCCCTGCGACGCCCGCGTGTACAGCTGGGTTCGGCAGGACACATGA
- a CDS encoding penicillin-binding transpeptidase domain-containing protein yields the protein MLVLTLGVTGCGLLDQTPDPMPAAVAYATDLEEGVVDTDRVVHAADAATATEQLGQAIDALGTRPRVRVIGQTAQIDAAPTDGGTGQPTAEAHLRVSWGLPTGTWAYDAVLPLVFTAERWKVDWRPSILHPRLTPDVQLALRTTTPQRGPILARDGAPIFSKRPVVTVYVQPRRMRSPRQVTHALQRLLDIDPATLRPRIAAADPVELIEVITLRMDDYAPLRSRLQPVPGLVFRRGDRMLTPDRAFARAVLGHVGPPTAEVLDEIGFGFDADDTLGLAGLQRRFQRRLAGTPGVEVITVDGDGGVTESLHHRRPQPGEALRTTLAMDVQHAADDALASLDRTAALVAIRPSTGDVLAVAHSPGGGGPNLAFTGRYPPGSTFKIVSAAALLAEGARPDDAVACPRTSDIDGRAFRNADGVRPGRMTLLQAFARSCNTAFVGATRRLDASALDAAARAFGVGGAWNPGIEAYTGQAPVGDDPVEQAATVIGQGRVLVSPLLMATVAATVQDGHWRPPVLLPDHARAGEQPKPIDHRTLRTLRRMMRASVSRGTARALSEVPGSVLAKTGTAQFVDADRRRSHAWVVAARDDVAVAVVVEDAGNGGRVAAPIAARFLEAL from the coding sequence GTGCTCGTGCTGACGCTCGGCGTCACCGGCTGCGGACTGCTCGACCAGACACCCGACCCCATGCCGGCGGCCGTGGCGTACGCGACCGACCTCGAGGAGGGCGTCGTCGACACCGACCGGGTCGTGCACGCCGCGGACGCCGCGACGGCCACCGAGCAGCTGGGCCAGGCGATCGACGCGCTCGGCACACGCCCACGCGTGCGGGTCATCGGGCAGACCGCACAGATCGATGCGGCGCCGACCGACGGCGGCACCGGACAGCCCACCGCGGAGGCGCACCTGCGCGTGTCGTGGGGCCTGCCGACTGGCACCTGGGCCTACGACGCGGTGCTGCCGCTCGTGTTCACGGCCGAGCGCTGGAAGGTCGACTGGCGCCCGTCGATCCTGCATCCGCGCCTGACGCCCGACGTCCAACTGGCGCTGCGGACGACGACGCCACAGCGCGGGCCGATCCTGGCCCGCGACGGCGCGCCGATCTTCTCGAAGCGGCCCGTCGTCACCGTGTACGTCCAACCGCGACGCATGCGCAGTCCCCGGCAGGTCACGCACGCCCTGCAGCGTCTGCTCGACATCGACCCTGCGACCCTGCGCCCGCGGATCGCAGCAGCCGACCCGGTCGAATTGATCGAGGTCATCACGCTGCGGATGGATGACTACGCCCCGCTGCGCTCCCGGCTGCAACCGGTGCCCGGGCTGGTGTTCCGCCGGGGCGACCGCATGCTGACACCCGACCGCGCGTTCGCGCGGGCGGTCCTGGGTCACGTCGGCCCGCCGACCGCCGAGGTGCTCGACGAGATCGGCTTCGGCTTCGACGCAGACGACACCCTCGGTCTCGCGGGCCTGCAGCGACGCTTCCAGCGGCGGCTGGCGGGTACACCCGGCGTCGAGGTCATCACGGTGGACGGCGACGGCGGGGTCACCGAGTCGCTGCACCACCGACGGCCGCAGCCCGGCGAGGCGCTGCGGACAACACTCGCGATGGACGTGCAGCACGCCGCCGACGACGCACTCGCGTCACTCGACAGGACCGCGGCACTCGTGGCCATCCGTCCTTCGACCGGTGACGTGCTCGCGGTGGCGCACAGCCCGGGCGGTGGCGGCCCCAACCTCGCCTTCACGGGCCGCTACCCACCAGGCTCCACCTTCAAGATCGTTTCGGCCGCCGCGTTGTTGGCCGAGGGTGCTCGCCCCGACGACGCGGTGGCATGCCCGCGCACGTCCGACATCGACGGGCGGGCCTTCCGCAACGCCGATGGCGTCCGACCGGGGCGCATGACGCTGCTGCAGGCGTTCGCGCGGTCGTGCAACACCGCCTTCGTCGGCGCCACGCGGCGGCTCGACGCCAGCGCGCTCGACGCGGCCGCCAGGGCGTTCGGCGTCGGCGGCGCATGGAACCCCGGCATCGAGGCCTACACCGGTCAGGCGCCGGTCGGCGACGATCCGGTCGAGCAGGCCGCGACGGTGATCGGCCAGGGCCGGGTCCTGGTCAGCCCCCTGCTGATGGCGACCGTGGCCGCCACCGTGCAGGACGGACACTGGCGTCCGCCCGTGCTGTTGCCCGATCACGCGCGTGCCGGCGAACAGCCGAAGCCGATCGATCACAGGACCCTGCGCACGCTGCGTCGCATGATGCGTGCCTCCGTGTCGAGGGGTACCGCCCGTGCGCTGTCTGAGGTCCCGGGATCGGTGCTCGCCAAGACGGGGACCGCGCAGTTCGTCGACGCAGACCGGCGCCGCAGTCACGCCTGGGTGGTCGCGGCGCGGGACGACGTGGCGGTCGCGGTCGTCGTCGAGGACGCGGGCAACGGTGGCAGGGTGGCCGCGCCAATCGCCGCACGGTTCCTCGAGGCACTGTGA
- a CDS encoding DUF1269 domain-containing protein, with protein sequence MTTGDNLMLYVAAYDDATAAADDFVLLQDADAVDELRIVGAVVLDRDHDGEVDVKAHHTGLVGGGAGAGGVVGLVVGLFAPPLLLSTAAGAAIGAGIGALMKRHEESQLEIALHDYLPPGSSAIVALVEDRHLDRIDEALTRSAKKVSRAIDSGDYDKIRQELEDAGYRIGRAIES encoded by the coding sequence ATGACCACCGGTGACAATCTGATGCTGTACGTTGCCGCCTACGACGACGCGACGGCTGCGGCGGACGACTTCGTCCTTCTCCAGGACGCGGACGCCGTCGACGAGTTGCGGATCGTCGGAGCGGTGGTCCTCGACCGTGACCACGACGGCGAGGTCGATGTAAAGGCACACCACACCGGACTGGTCGGCGGTGGCGCTGGGGCGGGTGGGGTCGTGGGGCTGGTGGTCGGTCTGTTCGCCCCGCCGCTGCTGCTGTCGACGGCGGCCGGGGCCGCGATCGGTGCCGGCATCGGGGCGCTCATGAAGCGCCACGAGGAGAGCCAGCTCGAGATCGCGCTGCACGACTACCTGCCGCCGGGATCGTCTGCGATCGTCGCGCTGGTCGAGGACCGCCACCTCGACCGCATCGACGAGGCGCTGACCAGGTCGGCGAAGAAGGTCAGCCGGGCGATCGACTCGGGCGACTACGACAAGATCCGCCAGGAGCTGGAGGACGCCGGCTACCGCATCGGCAGGGCCATCGAGTCGTAG
- a CDS encoding response regulator yields the protein MSATPPAAATSVLVVDDEPQLRHALSVNLRARGYVVHQAGTGNEALHATADTRPDAVILDLGLPDIDGVEVVAGIRGWSSIPIIILTVRETEHDKVAALDAGADDYVTKPFGMAELLARLRAAIRRAHPSDEQPTVHTDDFAIDLAAKRVTTPGGDEVRLTPTEWGIVEALVRGDGRLITQQQLLQTVWGPRYHQETNYLRVHMAHIRRKLEPDPSHPRYFHTEPGMGYRFTAQPADGNPPD from the coding sequence GTGAGCGCAACCCCACCCGCCGCCGCGACCAGCGTGCTGGTCGTCGACGACGAGCCGCAGCTCCGCCACGCGCTGTCGGTCAACCTGCGCGCCCGCGGCTATGTCGTCCACCAGGCCGGCACGGGCAACGAGGCACTGCATGCCACCGCAGACACCCGCCCCGATGCGGTGATCCTCGACCTCGGGCTGCCCGACATCGACGGCGTCGAAGTCGTCGCCGGCATCCGCGGCTGGAGCAGCATCCCGATCATCATCCTGACGGTCCGCGAGACCGAGCACGACAAGGTCGCGGCGCTCGACGCCGGCGCGGACGATTACGTCACCAAGCCGTTCGGCATGGCCGAGCTGCTCGCCCGGCTGCGCGCCGCGATCCGACGCGCGCATCCCAGCGATGAACAGCCAACCGTGCACACCGACGACTTCGCGATCGATCTGGCCGCCAAGCGCGTCACCACTCCCGGCGGCGACGAGGTCCGTCTGACACCGACCGAGTGGGGCATCGTCGAGGCACTCGTCCGCGGCGACGGGCGGCTCATCACCCAGCAGCAGCTACTCCAGACCGTGTGGGGACCGCGCTATCACCAGGAGACCAACTACCTACGGGTCCACATGGCCCACATCCGTCGCAAGCTCGAACCGGACCCCTCTCACCCCCGCTACTTCCACACCGAACCCGGCATGGGCTACCGGTTCACCGCCCAGCCAGCGGATGGCAACCCGCCGGACTGA
- a CDS encoding ATP-binding protein, translating to MDRRRLDVPAHGGPVVLSTAGRHRRFGLATHRRWSGAALGAVGLAVLTAVFQSLGAEVELSTALLSYLALTVVVAAVGGIWPSVVVAVAGFAASNWFVTPPFRTWVVHSVQDVLSLSVFLTTAVVISALVDLAARRATEAERAGAEATALARLAATVAASDDPLDRLVDDLRRVFQLEAAAVLRREDGRWIVLACAGSPCPRTPAEGSDTLELQPGSVLVLRGPHAPLDDRRVLAAFAAQLALALERQRLEAEAVRAEGLAEANRFRTSLLSAVSHDLRTPLATIKAWLTGVLDDDAAFDLNEIHKIIGAAVGEVDRLNALVGNLLDLSRLQSGALYVHAQPVELDAVAAEAVAGLGYTSHHVDLHLADTLPRVLADAALLERVLANLVDNAVRHAPDAQPCEVRAETVGDRMDVRVIDHGAGIPADQRASAFEPFQRLDDHTGGLGLGLAVARGLAEALSAELSIEDTPGGGATMVLRLKVAS from the coding sequence ATGGATCGGCGGCGGCTCGATGTCCCGGCGCACGGCGGCCCGGTCGTGCTCTCTACGGCCGGGCGCCACCGTAGGTTCGGGCTCGCCACCCATCGCCGGTGGTCCGGCGCGGCGCTCGGGGCGGTCGGGCTCGCCGTGCTGACGGCCGTGTTCCAGTCGTTGGGCGCCGAGGTCGAGCTGTCGACCGCGCTGCTGTCCTACCTGGCGCTGACCGTCGTGGTGGCCGCCGTCGGCGGGATCTGGCCAAGTGTGGTCGTGGCCGTCGCTGGCTTCGCCGCCAGCAACTGGTTCGTCACGCCTCCGTTCCGTACGTGGGTGGTCCACAGTGTGCAGGACGTCCTCTCGCTGTCCGTGTTTCTGACGACGGCGGTGGTGATCAGCGCGCTGGTTGACCTCGCCGCCCGCCGCGCGACGGAAGCAGAGCGTGCGGGCGCCGAGGCGACGGCGCTGGCGCGGCTGGCCGCGACGGTCGCGGCGAGCGACGATCCGCTCGACCGCCTCGTCGATGATCTGCGGCGGGTGTTCCAGCTCGAGGCTGCCGCAGTGCTGCGCCGCGAGGACGGGCGGTGGATCGTCCTCGCCTGCGCGGGCTCGCCGTGCCCGCGAACCCCAGCGGAGGGCTCCGACACCCTCGAGCTGCAGCCCGGCAGCGTGCTCGTGCTGCGCGGGCCGCACGCGCCGCTCGACGACCGGCGCGTCCTCGCGGCGTTCGCCGCGCAACTCGCCCTGGCACTCGAGCGACAGCGACTCGAAGCGGAGGCGGTCCGGGCCGAAGGGCTTGCAGAGGCCAACCGGTTCCGCACCTCGCTGCTGTCGGCCGTGTCGCACGACCTGCGAACGCCGCTGGCGACGATCAAGGCGTGGCTGACCGGCGTGCTCGACGACGACGCCGCATTCGACCTCAACGAAATCCACAAGATCATCGGCGCGGCGGTCGGGGAGGTCGACCGCCTCAACGCGCTGGTCGGCAACCTGCTCGACCTCAGCCGGCTGCAGTCAGGTGCGCTGTACGTCCACGCCCAACCGGTCGAGCTCGACGCGGTCGCTGCCGAGGCGGTCGCGGGGCTCGGGTACACCAGCCACCACGTCGATCTGCACCTCGCCGACACGCTGCCGCGGGTCCTGGCCGACGCCGCGCTGCTCGAGCGGGTGCTGGCGAACCTCGTCGACAATGCCGTGCGCCACGCGCCCGACGCACAGCCGTGCGAGGTCCGCGCCGAGACCGTCGGCGACCGCATGGATGTGCGGGTCATCGACCACGGTGCCGGCATCCCCGCCGACCAGCGGGCAAGCGCGTTCGAGCCATTCCAGCGCCTGGACGACCACACGGGCGGACTGGGCCTGGGCCTGGCGGTCGCGCGAGGCCTCGCCGAAGCACTCAGCGCCGAGCTGTCGATCGAGGACACGCCCGGTGGAGGCGCGACGATGGTCCTGCGGCTCAAGGTCGCGTCGTGA
- a CDS encoding DUF1269 domain-containing protein, with translation MATLTAVKLPTVDGARQVLDKLQDLQRQQLIVIHDAAIVQWPADKSKPKTEQLHSMAGAGALSGAFWGMLFGLLFFVPLLGAAVGAGLGGLSGSLVDVGIDDDFIKQVRDQVTPSTSALFLLTSNAVTDRIMDALRGTEMDLIATNLSKDDEDRLRRAFEQE, from the coding sequence GTGGCAACCCTGACCGCTGTGAAGCTTCCAACCGTCGACGGCGCTCGCCAGGTGCTGGACAAGCTCCAGGACCTCCAACGGCAGCAGTTGATCGTGATCCATGACGCCGCGATCGTGCAGTGGCCCGCCGACAAGTCCAAGCCGAAGACCGAGCAGTTGCACAGCATGGCCGGCGCCGGCGCACTGTCCGGTGCCTTCTGGGGGATGCTGTTCGGACTGCTGTTCTTCGTGCCCTTGCTGGGCGCTGCCGTCGGCGCGGGTCTGGGCGGGCTGTCGGGCAGCCTGGTCGACGTCGGCATCGACGACGACTTCATCAAGCAGGTGCGCGACCAGGTCACGCCCAGCACGTCCGCCCTGTTCCTGCTGACGAGCAATGCCGTCACAGACCGCATCATGGATGCATTGCGGGGCACCGAGATGGACCTGATCGCGACGAACCTGTCCAAGGACGACGAGGACAGGCTGCGCCGCGCGTTCGAGCAGGAGTGA
- a CDS encoding DUF6325 family protein: MSTPAIHGPVDFVLLEFPADRMTGAAAEAVMDLVDMGVIRVYDLLVIRKDEDGTVSGVELSDLTADQVGGFSAFAGARSGLLGDDDARQAADAMKPGTVAALLVYENAWAIPFIAAARDAGGQLIASARIPAPDVMDALDALEATD, encoded by the coding sequence ATGTCCACACCAGCCATCCACGGTCCCGTCGACTTCGTGCTGCTCGAGTTCCCCGCCGATCGCATGACCGGCGCTGCTGCCGAGGCGGTGATGGATCTGGTCGACATGGGCGTCATCCGGGTCTATGACCTGCTCGTCATCCGCAAGGACGAGGATGGCACGGTCTCGGGTGTGGAGCTCAGTGACCTGACCGCCGACCAGGTGGGAGGCTTCAGCGCCTTCGCCGGGGCGCGATCGGGGTTGCTCGGCGACGACGATGCCAGGCAGGCCGCCGACGCGATGAAGCCTGGGACCGTCGCGGCACTGCTCGTCTATGAGAATGCGTGGGCCATCCCGTTCATCGCAGCGGCGCGCGACGCCGGCGGTCAGCTCATCGCGAGCGCGCGGATCCCCGCGCCGGACGTGATGGACGCGCTCGACGCCCTCGAAGCCACCGACTGA
- a CDS encoding SHOCT domain-containing protein, translated as MPGLLRGVARTAVIAGTASAVSGRVQRRQAERFAERDAGIYAQRQQAYEQQVDAAQPPPAAAPTETDVITQLQQLGKLRDDGVLTEDEFASQKARILGS; from the coding sequence ATGCCTGGACTACTGCGGGGAGTCGCCCGGACGGCGGTCATCGCTGGTACCGCCTCGGCGGTGAGCGGGCGCGTGCAGCGCCGTCAGGCCGAGCGGTTCGCAGAGCGTGACGCCGGGATCTACGCCCAGCGACAGCAGGCGTACGAGCAGCAGGTGGATGCGGCGCAACCTCCGCCGGCGGCCGCGCCGACGGAGACCGACGTCATCACGCAACTGCAACAGCTCGGCAAGCTCAGAGACGACGGTGTGCTGACCGAGGACGAGTTCGCGTCGCAGAAGGCGCGGATCCTCGGGAGTTGA
- a CDS encoding histidine phosphatase family protein, whose translation MSRPSAMVYLVRHAHASDKATWHDVDLHRPLSPQGEREAAGLVIRLDDLPIDRVLSSPALRCEQTVRPVAQRRRLAIEHSGMLGVGADAAKIAAFIGDAADRAVLCTHGEVLADLFPILLAGGLVVAEPLVWPKGATWILHRTGTGPFRARFLPPLAWPTAWGLAEDDLGLVAGPRSASLRRRRRQTAGRAARDRRGDRDVRHAGGR comes from the coding sequence ATGAGTCGGCCCAGTGCCATGGTCTACCTGGTCCGCCACGCCCATGCCAGCGACAAGGCGACCTGGCACGACGTCGACCTGCACCGGCCACTGTCCCCGCAGGGCGAGCGCGAGGCTGCCGGTCTCGTCATCCGCCTGGACGATCTCCCCATCGACCGGGTCCTGTCGAGTCCCGCACTGCGCTGTGAGCAGACGGTGCGTCCCGTCGCGCAGCGACGGCGCCTGGCGATCGAGCACTCCGGCATGCTCGGGGTCGGTGCCGACGCGGCCAAAATTGCTGCCTTCATCGGCGACGCCGCGGACCGGGCGGTCCTGTGCACCCACGGCGAGGTCCTCGCCGACCTGTTCCCCATCCTGCTCGCGGGTGGCCTGGTGGTGGCCGAACCGCTGGTGTGGCCGAAGGGCGCCACCTGGATTCTGCACCGGACCGGTACAGGTCCGTTCCGAGCGCGGTTCCTCCCCCCGCTCGCGTGGCCGACGGCGTGGGGTCTGGCCGAGGACGATTTGGGGTTGGTCGCAGGGCCCCGCAGCGCGAGCTTGCGTCGACGGCGGCGTCAGACCGCTGGACGTGCAGCTCGGGACCGAAGGGGAGACCGAGATGTCAGACATGCTGGCGGCCGCTGA
- a CDS encoding DUF2252 domain-containing protein gives MSDMLAAADGRVTPGSGPTTGPGPWRGVGGSPWLVPDERAAMGRDARGTAPRSAHATWKRAADRPDPVALLAAQAEDRVPELVPIRYGRMLVSPFTFFRGAATVMASDLATTPASGMHAQLCGDAHLSNFGGFASPDRDLVFDINDFDETLPGPWEWDVKRLAASVVIAGRDNGLSAGDCRGAAESAVRAYRTAMRSLAGRSHLEVWYARLDDAELGQSVLWNVDARARKRYERSVAKARTKDSMRALAKLTHVVDGEPRIASDPPLIVPIEEISQGDAQLEEEVLGSALSGYHESLDRDRRRLLDGYRVVHSARKVVGVGSVGTRAWIMLLLGRDERDPLVLQFKQAQRSVLAPYAGRSVFFNEGRRVVEGQRLMQAASDVLLGWTRVNVRGQSFDFYVRQLWDWKASADVAAMNSTTLEAYGRACGWTLARAHARSGDRIAIASYLGKGARFDAAVTEFAVRYADQNERDHEAFGRAVDSGRLDAQSA, from the coding sequence ATGTCAGACATGCTGGCGGCCGCTGACGGTCGGGTCACGCCCGGCTCGGGGCCGACCACGGGCCCGGGCCCATGGAGAGGTGTGGGCGGGTCACCGTGGTTGGTGCCCGACGAGCGCGCCGCGATGGGCAGGGATGCCAGAGGGACCGCGCCGCGATCGGCCCACGCGACCTGGAAGCGCGCGGCCGACCGCCCGGATCCTGTCGCGCTGCTCGCCGCGCAGGCTGAGGACCGCGTGCCCGAGCTCGTGCCGATCAGGTACGGGCGCATGCTCGTCTCACCGTTCACTTTCTTCCGGGGTGCCGCGACCGTCATGGCATCGGACCTTGCGACCACACCTGCATCAGGCATGCACGCGCAGCTGTGCGGCGACGCGCACCTGTCGAACTTCGGTGGGTTCGCGTCACCCGACCGCGACCTGGTCTTCGACATCAACGACTTCGACGAGACTCTCCCGGGCCCCTGGGAGTGGGACGTCAAGCGGCTCGCGGCCAGCGTGGTGATCGCGGGACGCGACAACGGCCTGTCGGCGGGGGACTGCCGCGGGGCGGCTGAGAGCGCGGTCCGTGCGTACCGGACCGCGATGCGTTCGCTCGCCGGACGATCGCACCTGGAGGTGTGGTACGCGCGGCTCGACGACGCCGAGCTCGGCCAGAGCGTGCTGTGGAATGTCGACGCCCGGGCCCGCAAGCGCTACGAGCGCTCCGTTGCGAAGGCGCGGACGAAGGACAGCATGCGCGCACTCGCCAAGCTGACCCATGTGGTCGATGGTGAGCCGCGCATCGCGAGCGATCCACCGCTCATCGTCCCGATCGAAGAGATCTCGCAGGGCGACGCACAGCTCGAAGAAGAGGTCCTGGGTTCTGCACTCAGCGGCTACCACGAGTCGCTCGATCGCGACCGCCGGCGGCTGCTGGATGGGTACCGCGTGGTCCACAGCGCTCGCAAGGTCGTCGGGGTCGGCAGCGTGGGGACCCGGGCGTGGATCATGCTCCTGCTCGGCCGTGACGAGCGCGATCCTTTGGTCCTGCAGTTCAAGCAGGCGCAGCGATCGGTCCTCGCTCCGTACGCCGGCCGCAGCGTGTTTTTCAACGAGGGGCGGCGGGTGGTCGAGGGCCAGCGGCTGATGCAGGCGGCCTCCGACGTGTTGCTGGGATGGACACGTGTCAACGTCCGCGGACAGTCGTTCGACTTCTACGTCAGGCAGCTCTGGGATTGGAAGGCCTCCGCCGACGTCGCCGCGATGAACTCGACGACCCTGGAGGCCTACGGTCGTGCGTGCGGCTGGACGCTCGCCCGCGCGCACGCCCGGTCCGGCGACCGCATCGCGATCGCGAGCTACCTCGGCAAGGGCGCACGGTTCGACGCGGCGGTCACCGAGTTCGCTGTCCGCTATGCCGACCAGAACGAGCGGGACCACGAGGCGTTCGGCAGGGCGGTCGACTCAGGACGCCTCGACGCCCAATCCGCCTGA
- a CDS encoding potassium channel family protein, with protein sequence MAQPDPLAPAPRRLLLRACAQVALSAVVLIAIYYALPLQPSARAGILIWLTVGVIGFAAVAALLVRAVLRAQYPVLRAITGFGIAIPLFVLVFASTYLALVADDPGAFSEGLSHTDALYFTVTVFSTVGFGDITPISQSARIAVSIQMIGGLIVLGGLARVVVAAVQINRQRQLGSRGDA encoded by the coding sequence ATGGCCCAGCCGGATCCACTCGCGCCTGCGCCTCGTCGGCTGCTGCTGCGGGCGTGCGCGCAGGTCGCACTGTCCGCGGTCGTGCTGATCGCGATCTACTACGCGTTGCCGTTGCAGCCGTCCGCCCGCGCGGGGATCCTCATCTGGCTCACGGTCGGCGTCATCGGCTTCGCCGCTGTGGCAGCACTGCTGGTGCGGGCTGTCCTGCGTGCCCAGTACCCCGTGCTGCGGGCGATCACCGGCTTCGGGATCGCGATCCCGCTGTTCGTGCTGGTGTTCGCGTCGACGTACCTGGCGCTCGTGGCCGACGACCCCGGCGCCTTCAGCGAGGGCCTGTCCCACACCGACGCGCTGTACTTCACCGTGACGGTCTTCTCGACCGTCGGGTTCGGTGACATCACGCCGATCAGCCAGAGCGCCCGCATCGCGGTCAGCATCCAGATGATCGGCGGGCTCATCGTGCTCGGAGGGTTGGCCCGGGTGGTGGTCGCAGCGGTCCAGATCAACCGCCAGCGGCAGCTCGGGTCGCGCGGGGACGCATGA
- a CDS encoding RDD family protein — MSDPSRRAIAVGLLSMLVAVDGAGPVHERGHAGPFWWLTGSLRDRVLDVVDPDEIVERLDIDALLRRVDVDGLLRRVDVDGLLRRVDVDALLRRVDVDGVVGRVDLDAVLERVDVERVVQRAGIPDIVAESTTSVLERTLDVVRRQLLGVDVVLARAIARLLSRDERSLQAGPTELVGDDRRLPLPGTPAEDVHGDYAGAVTRSAAFAIDWALAVGSFTIVSGALGSVLGTLGVGGGGGVLLSGVALLWLFTYWWTSTAVVGRTPGMAIIGLRIVTRAGAPVSGGRAFIRVLTMPLSFALFGLGLVGIVVDRERRALHDVLAGSTVVYDWGARTATMPTPLARWLEKRAAPVQQPTGRGRD; from the coding sequence GTGAGCGATCCGAGCCGTAGGGCGATCGCCGTCGGACTGCTGTCGATGCTCGTGGCGGTCGATGGTGCGGGCCCGGTACACGAGCGTGGACACGCCGGACCGTTCTGGTGGCTCACCGGGTCGTTGCGCGACCGCGTCCTGGACGTCGTCGACCCGGACGAGATCGTCGAACGGCTCGACATCGACGCGCTGCTGCGGCGGGTCGATGTCGATGGGCTGCTGCGGCGGGTCGATGTCGATGGGCTGCTGCGGCGGGTCGATGTCGATGCGCTGCTGCGACGGGTCGATGTCGACGGGGTCGTGGGACGGGTGGACCTCGACGCGGTGCTGGAGCGCGTCGACGTCGAGCGGGTGGTACAGCGCGCGGGTATCCCCGACATCGTCGCCGAGAGCACCACCAGCGTCCTGGAGCGGACGCTGGACGTCGTGCGCCGCCAGCTGCTGGGCGTCGACGTGGTGCTCGCGCGCGCCATCGCCCGGCTGCTGTCCCGCGACGAGCGCAGCCTGCAGGCCGGCCCGACCGAGCTGGTCGGTGACGACAGGCGGTTGCCGCTGCCCGGCACGCCGGCCGAGGACGTGCACGGTGACTACGCGGGCGCCGTCACGCGCTCTGCGGCGTTCGCGATCGACTGGGCGCTCGCTGTGGGCTCGTTCACGATCGTCAGCGGGGCGCTGGGCTCCGTGCTCGGTACCCTCGGCGTCGGTGGCGGCGGCGGTGTGTTGTTGTCGGGGGTCGCCCTGCTCTGGCTGTTCACCTACTGGTGGACGAGCACGGCTGTCGTCGGACGCACGCCCGGCATGGCGATCATCGGCCTTCGGATCGTGACCCGCGCGGGCGCGCCGGTGTCAGGCGGTCGTGCGTTCATCCGGGTGCTGACCATGCCGTTGAGCTTCGCGCTGTTCGGGCTCGGCCTGGTCGGCATCGTGGTCGACCGCGAGCGACGCGCGCTCCACGACGTGCTCGCCGGCTCGACGGTCGTCTACGACTGGGGCGCCCGCACGGCGACGATGCCGACCCCGCTCGCGCGCTGGCTGGAGAAACGCGCGGCACCTGTCCAGCAACCCACCGGCCGGGGACGGGACTGA